The nucleotide sequence GGCGACTTAAGCTATCACTCCCGCCACGCCTCGGGTACGTCCGCGGCGTCCGCCGTCGCGACGGCGGTCCGCACCGCGGCCACGTTCTCCGCGACGTCGTGGACGCGCACGATGTCGACGCCGCGGTCGACCGCCAGCGCCGTCGTCGCCACCGTCGCCGGCAGGCGCTCGCCCGCGTCCTGTCCCACGTGGCCGAACATGGACTTGTGGGAGTGACCGAGGAGGATCGGACAGCCGAGCGCCCGGAACTCCGCGAGGCGGTCGAGGAGTTCGAAGTTCTCGACGTTCGACTTCCCGAAGCCGAGTCCGGGGTCGACGATCACCTGCTCCCGGTCGAGTCCCGCCCGCTCGGCGAGGGCCACCCGCTCCGCGAGTTCGTCGATCACGTCCGAGACCACGTCGTCGTACGTAACTGCACGGTCGGGCACGACCGGCGCGTCGATGCTGTGCATCACGACGACCGGCACGTCGTGTTCCGCGGCGACGAAGCGCATCTCGGGGTCCGCGAGGCCGGTCACGTCGTTGAGGATGTCCGCGCCCGCCTCTAGGGCTGCCCGCCCGACCGCCGCCTTTCGGGTGTCGATCGACACTAGGACGTCGAGGTCCGCGAGCGCGTCGATCACCGGCCTGACGCGGTCGATTTCGTCCTCCACTGGGACGGGATCGGCGCCCGGGCGCGTGCTCTCGCCGCCCACGTCGATCACGTCGGCCCCCGCCTCGACCATCGCCTCGGCGCGCTCGACGGCCGTCGTCGGGTCGAAGTACTCGCCGCCGTCGTGGAAGCTGTCCGGGGTCACGTTCAGGATGCCCATGACCGCGGGGCGGTCCTCCCAGGGGTAGTGCGTGGGCGCGTCGTCGCCGACGCCGATCCGGTCGCGCAGGCGGTCGACGACGCCCGTCAGCGTCCCGTCGAGCGCGTCGGCGAGCGCGCGGAGGTCGGCACGCGTGCCCGCGATCACCGCCTCCCGGAGTTCGCGGCCGGTGCGGTACTCCGCGGTGACGGCGATCGCGCCGGTCCGACCGGCCGCGCGCTCGACCGCCCGCGCCTCCCGCCGGTCGAGACGGACGGTCACGACGCGGTGGACGCCCTCCTCGGCCACGCCGGCGGGGGAATCCGCGTTCGAGCGGTCGAACACCGCCCTCGCGTCCTCGACGGTGTCGACCCGGCGCCCCACCGCCAGCCGCGACCACGTGCGACGGGCCTCGGCGACGGCGAAGAGCGACCCGACGACGAGGACGCAGTCCCCCGGGCCCGCCGCCGCCCGGGCGTCGTCGAGGGCGGCCGCCACCGTCCCCGCCGTGGTCACGTCGCTCGCGCCGGCCGCCCGGAAGGCCGCGGCCAGCACCGCCGGGTCGGCCGCCCGCTCGTGTGCGGGTGCGCAGGCTCGCACGGACGCCGCCGCCGGGAGTTCGGCCGCCATCTCGCGGTGGTCCTTGTCGTGCATCGCGCCGACGACGAGGTGGAGGTCGTCGTAGTCGTACTCGTCGAGGGTCGCCGCGGCCGCGCGGCACGCGCCGGGGTTGTGGGCGCCGTCGAGGACGACCAACGGATCGCGCTCCATGACCTCGAACCGGCCGGGCCAGTGGGCTCCCCGCAGGCCGCGTGCGACGACGGCGTCGGTGACGCGGTCGCCGCCGACCTGTCGGGCGAGCACCGCGGCGACGCCGGCGTTGCGCGCTTGGTACGACCCGGGCACGGGAATGCGCGTCTCGACGTCCAGGTCCGGGCCCGTGACGCCGACGCCCGCCTCGGTGTGGTTGACGAGGCCGTCGTAGCTGACGGTCACGTCCGGCGACTCGTCGGCGAAGCCGACGGTCAGGGCGTCGGTCGCGTGGCGGCGGACGGCCGTCCGCGCCTCACCGCTCGCGCCCGTCACCAGCGGGGCGTCCTCGGCCTCGACGGCGACCTTCTCGGCCGCGATCTCGTCGAGCGTCTCGCCCAGGATGCCGGTGTGCTCTAAGCTCACCGCCGTCACCGCGGCGGCGACGGGATCGACCACGCTCGTCGCGTCGAGGCGGCCGCCCATCCCCACCTCGAGGACGGCCACGTCGACGTCGGACCGGCCGAAGTGCCAGAGCGCCATCGCCGTCAGCGTCTCGAAGGAGGTGAGCGGGTCGC is from Haloplanus salinarum and encodes:
- the folP gene encoding dihydropteroate synthase, giving the protein MDYHAAADFLSDLRRFALDPGTESIRDLLAHLDDPHEGVEFVQIAGSNGKGSTARMTESILGAAGYRVGLYTSPHFDDVRERIRVGGRRIPESEVVEFVERVRPFLVDRAVEGDPLTSFETLTAMALWHFGRSDVDVAVLEVGMGGRLDATSVVDPVAAAVTAVSLEHTGILGETLDEIAAEKVAVEAEDAPLVTGASGEARTAVRRHATDALTVGFADESPDVTVSYDGLVNHTEAGVGVTGPDLDVETRIPVPGSYQARNAGVAAVLARQVGGDRVTDAVVARGLRGAHWPGRFEVMERDPLVVLDGAHNPGACRAAAATLDEYDYDDLHLVVGAMHDKDHREMAAELPAAASVRACAPAHERAADPAVLAAAFRAAGASDVTTAGTVAAALDDARAAAGPGDCVLVVGSLFAVAEARRTWSRLAVGRRVDTVEDARAVFDRSNADSPAGVAEEGVHRVVTVRLDRREARAVERAAGRTGAIAVTAEYRTGRELREAVIAGTRADLRALADALDGTLTGVVDRLRDRIGVGDDAPTHYPWEDRPAVMGILNVTPDSFHDGGEYFDPTTAVERAEAMVEAGADVIDVGGESTRPGADPVPVEDEIDRVRPVIDALADLDVLVSIDTRKAAVGRAALEAGADILNDVTGLADPEMRFVAAEHDVPVVVMHSIDAPVVPDRAVTYDDVVSDVIDELAERVALAERAGLDREQVIVDPGLGFGKSNVENFELLDRLAEFRALGCPILLGHSHKSMFGHVGQDAGERLPATVATTALAVDRGVDIVRVHDVAENVAAVRTAVATADAADVPEAWRE